One window of the Cryptomeria japonica chromosome 7, Sugi_1.0, whole genome shotgun sequence genome contains the following:
- the LOC131856536 gene encoding uncharacterized protein LOC131856536, whose amino-acid sequence MENTVYHESYKIIEILGNYPWKSRPFLYNAPKLSQQKEENTHEIESNTFKQRSTNELVVTVLLATMSFTVAFIIPGGFKTKGYKLGFPLLIQTLSFKMFIIIDCVAFFLSLSVAFAWQMATPLTRASKTGFLNITNMLLSFTYAFTTYGFISPVYSILEHNKLA is encoded by the coding sequence ATGGAAAATACCGTTTACCACGAATCTTACAAAATAATAGAGATACTGGGTAATTATCCTTGGAAGAGCAGGCCTTTCTTGTACAACGCTCCAAAGCTGAGCCAACAGAAAGAGGAGAACACCCACGAAATAGAGAGCAACACGTTTAAACAAAGAAGCACAAATGAATTAGTGGTGACTGTGCTGTTAGCGACAATGTCATTTACGGTGGCCTTCATCATTCCCGGCGGTTTCAAGACGAAGGGGTACAAGTTAGGGTTTCCCCTTCTCATTCAAACCCTTTCCTTTAAGATGTTCATCATTATTGATTGCGTGGCCTTCTTTTTGTCGTTGTCTGTGGCGTTCGCGTGGCAGATGGCTACGCCTCTTACAAGGGCAAGTAAGACAGGATTCCTAAACATCACCAATATGCTCCTTTCCTTCACCTATGCCTTTACGACTTATGGTTTCATATCTCCAGTGTATAGCATTCTCGAGCACAATAAGCTGGCTTAG